A part of Micromonospora chersina genomic DNA contains:
- the pgi gene encoding glucose-6-phosphate isomerase gives MAVDVTTTDEWQALRKHAEAMRGTHLRELFAADGQRGDRLTGEVADLHVDYSKNLVTDETLGLLTALAERVGLTDRIAAMFAGEHINSTEDRAVLHTALRLPRDASLTVDGQDVVADVHAVLDRMSAFAERVRSGAWRGHTGERISTVVNIGIGGSDLGPVMAYEALKAYRDAGITCRFVSNIDPTDIHDKTTDLDPASTLFVVVSKTFSTQETLANADQARRWLLAGLDADDSAVARHFVAVSTNEQRVRDFGIDPENMFGFWDWVGGRYSLPSAVGLSVMLAVGPARFRELLAGYHAVDEHFRSTPVARNVPALLGLLNVWYTDFLGAETHAVLPYSQYLHRFPAYLQQLTMESNGKSVTRDGRAVTYPTGEIFWGEPGTNGQHAFYQLIHQGTRLIPADFIAFSQPNHDLGDMHDLFMSNFFAQTAALAFGRTREQVEAEGTAPEVVPHRVMPGNHPTTSIIAPKLTPATLGQLIALYEHIVFTEAAVWDINAFDQWGVELGKVMANQLAPKLTGSGPDLGDVDSSTAALIRRYRSQRGRD, from the coding sequence ATGGCTGTGGACGTCACCACCACGGACGAATGGCAGGCCCTGCGCAAGCACGCCGAGGCGATGCGCGGCACGCACCTGCGGGAGCTGTTCGCCGCGGACGGGCAGCGGGGCGACCGGCTCACCGGTGAGGTCGCCGACCTGCACGTGGACTACAGCAAGAACCTCGTCACCGACGAGACGCTGGGCCTGCTGACCGCGCTCGCCGAGCGGGTCGGGCTGACCGACCGGATCGCCGCCATGTTCGCCGGGGAGCACATCAACTCCACCGAGGACCGGGCCGTGCTGCACACCGCCCTGCGGCTGCCCCGCGACGCGTCGCTCACCGTGGACGGCCAGGACGTGGTCGCCGACGTGCACGCCGTGCTGGACCGGATGTCGGCCTTCGCCGAGCGGGTCCGCTCCGGCGCCTGGCGGGGCCACACCGGCGAGCGGATCAGCACGGTGGTCAACATCGGCATCGGCGGCTCCGACCTCGGGCCGGTGATGGCGTACGAGGCGCTGAAGGCGTACCGGGACGCGGGGATCACCTGCCGGTTCGTGTCCAACATCGACCCGACCGACATCCACGACAAGACCACCGACCTGGACCCGGCCAGCACGCTGTTCGTGGTGGTCTCGAAGACGTTCTCCACGCAGGAGACGCTGGCCAACGCCGACCAGGCGCGGCGCTGGCTGCTGGCCGGCCTGGACGCCGACGACAGCGCGGTGGCCCGGCACTTCGTGGCGGTCAGCACCAACGAGCAGCGGGTCCGCGACTTCGGCATCGACCCGGAGAACATGTTCGGCTTCTGGGACTGGGTGGGCGGGCGCTACTCGCTGCCCTCGGCGGTCGGGCTGTCGGTGATGCTGGCGGTGGGGCCGGCGCGGTTCCGGGAGCTGCTGGCCGGCTACCACGCCGTGGACGAGCACTTCCGGAGCACGCCGGTGGCGCGCAACGTGCCGGCGCTGCTGGGCCTGCTCAACGTCTGGTACACCGACTTCCTCGGCGCGGAGACCCACGCGGTGCTGCCCTACTCGCAGTACCTGCACCGGTTCCCGGCCTACCTGCAACAGCTCACCATGGAGAGCAACGGCAAGTCGGTGACGCGGGACGGCCGGGCGGTCACGTACCCGACCGGGGAGATCTTCTGGGGCGAGCCGGGCACCAACGGGCAGCACGCCTTCTACCAGCTCATCCACCAGGGCACCCGGCTGATCCCGGCCGACTTCATCGCGTTCAGCCAGCCCAACCACGACCTGGGCGACATGCACGACCTGTTCATGTCGAACTTCTTCGCGCAGACCGCGGCGCTGGCCTTCGGCCGCACCCGGGAGCAGGTCGAGGCGGAGGGCACCGCGCCCGAGGTGGTGCCGCACCGGGTCATGCCGGGCAACCACCCGACCACGTCGATCATCGCGCCGAAGCTGACCCCCGCGACGCTGGGCCAGCTCATCGCCCTCTACGAGCACATCGTGTTCACCGAGGCCGCGGTCTGGGACATCAACGCCTTCGACCAGTGGGGCGTGGAGCTGGGCAAGGTGATGGCCAACCAGCTCGCACCGAAGCTCACCGGGAGCGGACCGGATCTCGGCGACGTGGACTCCTCCACGGCCGCGCTGATCCGCCGCTACCGGTCCCAGCGCGGCCGGGACTGA
- a CDS encoding ABC transporter ATP-binding protein → MTRVIGPRPPSEQDDPSEQDDPAEEAGLPELEDPHWMHRATEFAHTTFWSVARRLPALVREALALAWRTSRRDTIASIGLNVAAGVLTTLGLLATTGVLQQLFAAGPTPQRIRAAVPALVLAAAAVTVRGALTVAAGWAQARLVPQINYAVELRLFETTSAVELAAFDDAGFAEEMDRARDRGLAEAASIVNDTVNLVTGVVGVAATAVAVTVIHPLLLPCLLLAAAPEAVTAVRMARHQHLDWLARITRRRRKWMLADLMAERRTAAEIRAYQMREFLLAEFHRMMTLETRAELRLARSQMLTRGVGLSITGVATFVLYAVLGGLLLTGVVVLAAAATALLALQSARAGLRTAVFATNSLYEDALYYQDYRNFVDRALQRVPVGGTRPVDGFERIDLDRVSLRYPDTETAAVDEVSLTVRRGEVIALVGENGSGKTTLAKLIAGLYRPTAGVIRWDGVDTAELDPRQTAAQVAVMSQDWWKFPFTARQNIRIGRHDRPADRPGPNIEDAARDAAAHDMITELPFGYDTLLDRQFKDGQDLSGGQWQRLVAARGLYRDARLLICDEPSAALDARAEHALFQHLRRHPDRAVVLITHRLANVRHADRIFVMDHGRLIQQGDHDELMAQEGLYRELFELQAAGYLAQAGEAAAES, encoded by the coding sequence ATGACCAGGGTGATCGGCCCACGCCCCCCGTCCGAGCAGGACGACCCGTCCGAGCAGGACGACCCGGCCGAGGAGGCGGGGCTGCCCGAGCTGGAGGACCCGCACTGGATGCACCGGGCCACGGAGTTCGCCCACACCACTTTCTGGTCGGTGGCGCGGCGGCTGCCCGCCCTGGTCCGTGAGGCCCTCGCGCTGGCGTGGCGGACCAGCCGACGGGACACCATCGCCTCGATCGGGCTCAACGTCGCCGCCGGGGTGCTCACCACGCTCGGACTGCTCGCCACCACGGGGGTGCTGCAGCAGCTCTTCGCCGCCGGTCCGACGCCGCAGCGGATCCGCGCGGCGGTGCCCGCCCTGGTGCTGGCCGCGGCGGCGGTCACCGTCCGTGGTGCGCTCACCGTGGCTGCGGGCTGGGCACAGGCCCGGCTCGTTCCGCAGATCAACTACGCGGTCGAGCTGCGGCTCTTCGAGACCACCTCGGCGGTCGAGCTGGCCGCCTTCGACGATGCCGGCTTCGCCGAGGAGATGGATCGGGCCCGGGACCGGGGCCTGGCCGAGGCGGCGTCCATCGTGAACGACACCGTCAACCTGGTCACCGGGGTGGTCGGCGTGGCGGCCACCGCCGTGGCGGTGACGGTGATCCACCCGCTGCTGCTGCCCTGTCTGCTCCTCGCCGCCGCGCCGGAGGCGGTGACGGCGGTGCGGATGGCCCGGCACCAGCACCTCGATTGGCTGGCCCGGATCACCCGGCGGCGACGGAAGTGGATGCTCGCCGACCTGATGGCCGAGCGGCGGACCGCCGCCGAGATCCGCGCCTACCAGATGCGCGAGTTCCTGCTCGCGGAGTTCCACCGGATGATGACTCTGGAGACCCGCGCCGAGCTGCGCCTGGCCCGCTCGCAAATGCTGACCCGTGGGGTCGGCCTGTCGATCACCGGCGTCGCCACCTTCGTCCTGTACGCGGTTCTCGGCGGTCTGTTGCTCACCGGGGTGGTCGTCCTCGCGGCTGCGGCCACCGCCCTGCTGGCACTGCAGTCGGCCCGGGCAGGCCTGCGGACCGCGGTGTTCGCCACCAACTCGCTCTACGAGGACGCCCTCTATTACCAGGACTACCGGAACTTCGTCGACCGGGCCCTCCAACGTGTCCCCGTCGGCGGCACCCGGCCGGTCGACGGCTTCGAGCGGATCGATCTCGACCGGGTGAGCCTCCGCTACCCGGACACCGAGACGGCCGCCGTCGACGAGGTCAGCCTGACCGTCCGCCGCGGCGAGGTGATCGCGCTGGTGGGGGAGAACGGCTCCGGCAAGACCACCCTGGCCAAGCTCATCGCCGGCCTCTACCGGCCCACCGCCGGCGTCATCCGCTGGGACGGCGTGGACACCGCGGAGCTGGACCCCCGGCAGACCGCCGCCCAGGTGGCGGTCATGAGCCAGGACTGGTGGAAGTTCCCGTTCACCGCCCGGCAGAACATCCGGATCGGCCGGCACGACCGGCCCGCCGACCGGCCGGGGCCGAACATCGAGGACGCCGCCCGCGACGCCGCCGCGCACGACATGATCACGGAGCTGCCGTTCGGGTACGACACGCTGCTGGACCGGCAGTTCAAGGACGGGCAGGACCTCTCGGGCGGGCAGTGGCAGCGGCTCGTGGCGGCCCGCGGTCTCTACCGGGACGCCCGGCTGCTGATCTGCGACGAGCCGTCGGCGGCCCTCGACGCGCGGGCCGAGCACGCCCTCTTCCAGCACCTGCGGCGCCACCCCGACCGGGCCGTCGTGCTGATCACACACCGGCTGGCGAACGTCCGGCACGCCGACCGGATCTTCGTGATGGACCACGGCCGGCTGATCCAGCAGGGCGACCACGACGAGTTGATGGCGCAGGAGGGTCTCTACCGGGAGCTGTTCGAGTTGCAGGCGGCCGGCTACCTGGCGCAGGCCGGGGAGGCCGCGGCGGAGAGTTGA
- a CDS encoding aldo/keto reductase, with protein sequence MRYRVLGGTGIQVSVHCLGTMMFGSVGNPDHDDCARIVHTALDRGINFVDTADMYSAGESEVIVGKALRGRRDDVVLATKVHFPMGEGPNRGGNSRRWIVRAVEDSLRRLGTDWIDLYQVHRPDHTTDVEETLGALTDLVRAGKIRAFGCSTFPAEEIVEAQHVAERRALGRFRTEQPPYSILARGIERAVLPVCQRYGMGVLVWAPLASGFLSGTYRRGAAVDLTAGRPARNPDRFDPALPGNAAKYAAVEELVALAEEVGCSLPELAVAFTVAHPGVTSAILGPRTMTQLEGLLKGAALTLDDAVLDRIDEIVPPGTNLYQPDGVWSPPALTDASLRRRPPADRAAA encoded by the coding sequence ATGCGTTACCGCGTCCTCGGCGGCACCGGCATCCAGGTCAGCGTCCACTGTCTCGGCACCATGATGTTCGGGTCGGTCGGCAACCCCGACCACGACGACTGCGCCCGGATCGTCCACACCGCCCTCGACCGGGGGATCAACTTCGTGGACACCGCCGACATGTACTCGGCGGGCGAGTCGGAGGTGATCGTCGGCAAGGCGCTGCGGGGCCGGCGCGACGACGTGGTCCTGGCCACCAAGGTGCACTTTCCCATGGGGGAGGGACCCAACCGGGGCGGGAACTCGCGACGCTGGATCGTCCGCGCCGTCGAGGACAGCCTGCGCCGCCTGGGCACCGACTGGATCGACCTCTACCAGGTGCACCGGCCCGACCACACCACCGACGTGGAGGAGACCCTCGGGGCGCTCACCGACCTGGTCCGGGCCGGCAAGATCCGGGCGTTCGGCTGCTCGACGTTCCCGGCCGAGGAGATCGTCGAGGCGCAGCACGTCGCGGAGCGGCGGGCGCTCGGCCGGTTCCGCACCGAGCAGCCGCCGTACTCGATCCTGGCGCGCGGGATCGAGCGGGCGGTCCTGCCGGTCTGCCAGCGGTACGGCATGGGCGTGCTGGTGTGGGCCCCGCTCGCCTCCGGCTTCCTGTCCGGCACCTACCGGCGGGGCGCGGCCGTCGACCTCACCGCCGGCCGACCGGCGCGCAACCCGGACCGGTTCGACCCGGCGCTGCCCGGCAACGCCGCCAAGTACGCCGCCGTCGAGGAACTGGTCGCGCTCGCCGAGGAGGTCGGCTGCTCGCTGCCCGAGCTGGCCGTCGCGTTCACCGTGGCGCACCCGGGTGTCACGTCGGCGATCCTCGGGCCGCGCACCATGACCCAGCTGGAGGGGCTGCTCAAGGGCGCGGCGCTGACGCTCGACGACGCGGTGCTGGACCGGATCGACGAGATCGTCCCGCCCGGCACGAACCTCTACCAGCCGGACGGCGTGTGGTCCCCGCCCGCGCTCACCGACGCGTCGCTCCGCCGCCGGCCCCCGGCCGACCGCGCCGCCGCCTGA